In Sporomusaceae bacterium FL31, one genomic interval encodes:
- a CDS encoding vancomycin resistance protein: MRQKWLLGLAGLLVIASVFCSLVIVRPLYGSKVYAGIAIDGVEVGGHTKAEVAQMLQVWQKEQQNKAINIYYGDTLFRVDAQSIDFDLDIDATVEEVWNIGRRGSLLEKIKNIYVADNQGYRIPVRVKYNENKLAEIVDQWKESIDRPPRNAALSLLTGGVIPQEQGRKLEVEALRPLVLQALKKPDVSSVALPVTPLYPAITVADINRTGIREALSQFSTKFNPKDANRSANIRLAANKINGHIVYPGQTFSFNETVGPREKSYGFKEAMELVDGELVPGIGGGICQVSSTLYNAVLLADLTISERYNHSKPLGYVALGRDATVVFGALDFRFANNTESPVMIMAEVDGDKLMVGIFGQNRLTAAVEVVSTDQRLIPPAVIKKQDPTMYLGETKVDKQGKPGYEVTTVRVVRSQDRELRREILSKDQYLPDNTVVKFGTQIPSFVVDR, from the coding sequence ATGAGACAAAAATGGCTGCTGGGATTAGCTGGCTTATTGGTAATTGCAAGCGTCTTTTGTAGTTTGGTTATCGTAAGACCGCTATATGGCAGCAAAGTTTATGCTGGAATTGCGATAGATGGAGTAGAGGTTGGCGGCCATACCAAAGCTGAGGTTGCTCAAATGCTGCAAGTCTGGCAAAAAGAGCAGCAGAATAAAGCCATTAATATATATTATGGGGATACCCTGTTTAGGGTGGATGCACAGAGTATTGATTTTGATTTGGATATTGATGCTACTGTAGAAGAAGTATGGAATATTGGCCGCCGAGGTTCATTGCTGGAAAAAATAAAAAATATCTATGTTGCTGATAATCAAGGCTATCGCATTCCGGTGCGGGTGAAGTATAATGAAAATAAGCTGGCGGAAATAGTCGATCAGTGGAAAGAATCAATTGACCGACCGCCGCGTAATGCAGCCTTAAGTCTACTGACAGGCGGCGTAATCCCTCAGGAACAAGGGCGTAAACTGGAAGTAGAGGCATTAAGACCGCTGGTGTTACAGGCTTTGAAAAAGCCTGATGTCAGCAGTGTTGCTTTACCGGTTACACCGCTCTATCCGGCCATTACAGTTGCTGATATTAATCGAACCGGCATTCGTGAGGCTTTAAGTCAATTTTCAACAAAATTTAACCCTAAAGATGCGAATCGGAGTGCCAATATTCGTTTGGCTGCCAATAAGATCAATGGACATATTGTCTATCCTGGTCAAACTTTTTCGTTCAATGAGACAGTTGGCCCACGAGAAAAAAGCTATGGTTTTAAAGAGGCCATGGAGCTTGTTGATGGTGAGTTGGTACCGGGAATCGGGGGCGGTATTTGTCAGGTGTCCTCCACGCTATACAATGCCGTGCTTTTGGCTGATTTAACGATTAGTGAGCGTTATAATCACTCCAAGCCACTTGGGTATGTAGCGTTGGGGCGGGATGCAACAGTTGTATTTGGCGCGCTTGATTTTCGCTTTGCGAACAATACTGAGTCGCCAGTGATGATTATGGCTGAAGTGGATGGCGACAAATTAATGGTGGGTATCTTTGGACAAAATCGTCTGACCGCGGCAGTTGAGGTTGTTTCAACAGACCAGCGTCTGATACCGCCAGCAGTAATAAAGAAACAAGATCCTACCATGTATTTGGGGGAAACTAAAGTAGACAAACAGGGCAAACCTGGGTATGAAGTTACAACAGTACGGGTAGTGCGTTCACAGGATCGTGAACTAAGAAGAGAGATATTGTCGAAAGATCAATATTTGCCTGATAATACGGTTGTAAAGTTTGGTACGCAAATTCCATCTTTTGTAGTTGACAGATAG
- the pfkA_3 gene encoding ATP-dependent 6-phosphofructokinase yields MFKRIGVLTGGGDCPGLNAVIRAVVKTAASHNIQVWGIKNGFGGLVENQMIELTAVNVSGILPRGGTILGTTNRDNPFNYRLKQEGQLTYVDMSAQAMNNLNEKAIEALVVIGGDGTLRIGAEFGQLGLPVVCVPKTIDNDIPGTERTFGFDTAVSVATDALDRLHTTAESHHRVMVLEVMGRYAGWIALHSGLAGGADCILIPEIPYQLASVNAKIMDRQRQGKLFSILVVAEGARSIDGEMIGTKPAEGSTEKIRLGGIGEKIARDIELLTGVESRCTVLGHLQRGGSPTPYDRVLATRYGVAAVECLLAGKSGYMVALQNNQIVNMPLRDIAGKAGNVPVDGDLISAARAINICFGD; encoded by the coding sequence ATGTTTAAACGAATTGGTGTACTTACCGGAGGCGGAGATTGCCCAGGACTTAATGCTGTAATTAGGGCGGTTGTCAAAACAGCTGCGAGCCATAATATCCAGGTGTGGGGGATAAAAAATGGTTTTGGCGGCTTAGTGGAAAACCAGATGATAGAGTTAACTGCCGTTAATGTTTCTGGAATTTTACCACGTGGGGGTACTATTTTGGGTACAACCAATCGTGATAATCCCTTTAATTATCGCTTAAAGCAAGAAGGACAGCTTACTTATGTGGATATGTCTGCGCAAGCTATGAATAATCTTAATGAGAAGGCCATTGAAGCGTTAGTGGTCATTGGTGGTGATGGAACTCTTAGAATTGGGGCTGAGTTTGGACAATTAGGTCTCCCGGTGGTTTGTGTTCCTAAAACGATTGATAATGATATACCAGGAACTGAGCGGACTTTTGGTTTTGATACTGCCGTTAGCGTAGCAACAGACGCACTGGATCGGTTACATACGACAGCTGAATCGCATCATCGGGTTATGGTGTTAGAAGTTATGGGACGCTATGCGGGCTGGATTGCTTTGCATTCCGGTTTAGCTGGCGGGGCTGACTGCATCCTCATTCCAGAGATTCCTTATCAATTAGCATCAGTAAATGCTAAGATTATGGATAGACAGCGCCAAGGTAAGCTTTTTAGCATTCTTGTCGTTGCTGAGGGAGCAAGGTCGATCGATGGTGAAATGATTGGTACTAAACCGGCAGAGGGGAGTACTGAGAAAATCCGATTGGGTGGTATTGGTGAGAAAATTGCCAGAGACATCGAGCTGTTAACGGGTGTCGAGTCTAGATGTACAGTATTAGGGCATTTGCAGCGCGGCGGCAGTCCGACCCCGTATGACAGGGTGCTGGCTACTCGTTATGGAGTGGCTGCAGTAGAATGTTTGCTTGCCGGTAAATCTGGCTATATGGTGGCCTTGCAGAATAACCAAATTGTGAATATGCCGCTTCGGGATATTGCGGGTAAAGCGGGTAATGTGCCAGTTGATGGGGATCTTATTAGTGCTGCGCGTGCGATTAATATCTGCTTTGGGGACTAA
- a CDS encoding RNA polymerase factor sigma-70, giving the protein MRLNTQCDSYGGFENMTDEEIVADAKENDNTIALDYLINKYRNFVRAKARSYFLIGADREDIIQEGMIGLYKAIRDFRNDKLSSFRAFAELCVTRQIITAIKTATRQKHIPLNSYVSLNKPIYDEDSDRTLLDVLSGSKISDPEELVISREEFIDIEAKMGQILSDLEWKVLMSYLDGKSYQEIAVELERHVKSIDNALQRVKRKLERYLDNRGDDTEIRGMYRGLTGLNRELHELCDCIDGDDD; this is encoded by the coding sequence ATGCGGCTAAATACTCAATGCGATTCATACGGCGGATTTGAGAATATGACTGATGAAGAAATTGTGGCTGATGCCAAAGAAAATGATAACACAATCGCGCTGGATTATTTGATTAATAAATACCGCAACTTCGTTCGAGCTAAGGCTAGATCGTATTTTTTGATTGGTGCTGATCGCGAAGATATTATCCAAGAAGGTATGATTGGTTTATATAAGGCCATCAGAGATTTTCGCAATGATAAGTTATCTTCATTTCGCGCTTTTGCCGAGCTTTGTGTAACAAGACAAATTATTACTGCGATCAAAACGGCCACTAGGCAAAAACATATTCCGTTGAACTCATATGTATCACTGAATAAACCGATTTACGACGAAGACTCTGATAGAACATTATTGGATGTGCTTTCAGGATCAAAGATATCAGATCCTGAGGAACTGGTAATTAGTCGTGAGGAATTTATTGATATTGAAGCAAAGATGGGGCAGATTCTCAGTGACTTGGAATGGAAAGTGCTGATGTCTTACCTGGATGGCAAATCATATCAAGAAATAGCGGTTGAATTAGAACGCCATGTTAAGTCGATTGATAATGCTCTGCAGCGTGTTAAGCGTAAGTTAGAGCGGTATCTTGATAATCGCGGCGATGATACTGAAATTCGCGGGATGTACCGTGGGTTAACCGGTCTGAATCGAGAATTGCATGAGTTGTGTGACTGCATTGATGGTGACGATGATTAG
- a CDS encoding 23S rRNA (guanosine(2251)-2'-O)-methyltransferase RlmB, with amino-acid sequence MSNSTEIIVGRNSVMEALKSGRSINKVLIAKGERQGSVREIIGFAKSNGLIVQEVEMNKLDELAAGMRHQGIAALAAPVDYVEIEDILAKATEKGEAPFIVLLDELEDPHNLGAILRTADAAGVHGVLIPKRRSCPLSATVAKTSAGAVEYVPVARIGNVAQTLKDLKKAGLWVVGADMDGDKEFYQADLTGPMVVVVGSEGKGLGRLTKEHCDFLVRIPMRGKINSLNASVACSLLLYESLKQREMKA; translated from the coding sequence ATGAGTAATTCAACAGAAATTATTGTAGGTCGTAATAGTGTTATGGAAGCTTTAAAGAGCGGTCGCTCCATTAACAAGGTATTGATTGCCAAAGGTGAACGTCAGGGATCGGTTCGAGAAATTATTGGCTTTGCCAAGAGCAATGGCTTGATTGTTCAAGAAGTTGAAATGAACAAATTGGATGAGTTAGCGGCTGGGATGCGCCATCAGGGAATTGCGGCATTGGCGGCTCCGGTAGATTATGTGGAAATTGAGGATATTCTGGCTAAAGCAACAGAAAAAGGTGAGGCACCGTTTATTGTGTTATTGGACGAACTGGAAGACCCGCACAATCTGGGTGCTATTTTACGGACTGCGGATGCTGCCGGGGTTCATGGTGTTCTTATTCCAAAAAGACGCAGCTGCCCGCTATCAGCAACGGTAGCTAAAACTTCGGCTGGTGCTGTGGAATATGTGCCTGTGGCTCGAATTGGCAATGTTGCGCAAACTTTAAAAGATTTAAAAAAGGCTGGTCTGTGGGTTGTCGGGGCTGATATGGATGGCGACAAAGAGTTTTATCAGGCTGATCTAACAGGCCCGATGGTCGTGGTTGTTGGAAGTGAAGGGAAAGGTTTAGGGCGATTGACCAAAGAGCATTGTGATTTTCTTGTTCGTATTCCGATGAGGGGGAAAATTAATTCATTAAATGCTTCTGTAGCTTGTTCGCTATTACTGTATGAGTCACTGAAGCAACGGGAGATGAAGGCTTAA